GAGAGAATACCCTTGGGCAAGCAGGTGCAATATTTTGAGGAAACCAGAGATTACCTAGTGGGGACTCTGGGAGAGAATGCCACAGGTAAGTTCTTAAGGAATGCCGTCTTCTCAATCATAGCAGGATCCAATGACATCTTGAACTACCTCGAGCCCTCCATACCTCTCTTTGAGAAAACAAAGCTTCCCCCTGTTGCCCTTCAGGATATGATGGTCTCCAACTTGACCCTGCATCTTAAGGTGAGAACAATGAGCGGCAAAGTTCCATCACTGAGGACTCTAACTAACATGCTGCATTCATGAAGCACTTGCACGAGCTCGGGGCGAGAAAGTTCGTCGTGGTCGGGGTTGGACCTCTCGGATGCATACCATACATTCGAGTTATCAAGTTGGTGGCAGATGGGAGGTGCTCATCGGCTGCAAACCAGCTGATCCAAGGCTACAACATGAAGTTGAGCAGGAGGATTCAGGAACTGAATGAAGAGATGGGTCCTGAAACTGTATTCGTGTATGCAAATTCCTACGATATCGTAAGAGAACTGATGCAGAACTATCTTCGATATGGCAAGTGCTTCTCCACTTGATGTTTTCTTCCCCCACCTTAGTTTTCCCTTGTCTTATGCTCCAAAACTTTCGGTAAACATTGGTGCACACGCTGACATTGTCAGGGTTCGAGAATGTAGACGACCCTTGTTGTGGTCTCAGCTTCCCCCCACTGCTCTGCTTCGGACGACATGATGGCAATTCGAGCTCTGTCCTCTGCAAAGATCGAGCCAAGTATGTGTTTTGGGATGCATACCATCCAACCGAAGCCGCCAACATTATCATCGCAAATAAACTTCTCGATGGCGGTGCGACTGCTGCCACTCCTTTCAACCTACGGAGATTGTACAGTGGTCGATCCTAATGTAAAAGAAAGAATACATGGAAATCGTTCAAGTATGGTGACGAGAGTTGGATATATCCTGTGACTCTGTCCATTGCCTTTCCTGTTAGGCAGGAGATGTATCACAAGATTATGAAGACATGAATAAGGTAGATTATATTATTGgcatagagattattagagatcGATCTTAATGATTATTAAGACTATGTTAGAAAGGGTATATTGATTAAGTGTTAGAGAGTAACTGTACACCTATGATgaaaggtgaaaaattcaattTAAACTAGTGCCGTAAAAATAACTTAGAAAGGAATTGGCTGAAAAATATTGCATATGTAATTAGAAGTCTACTATATGTTTAAATTTATACTAGATCATATATTAATTTTGTAGTTAGATTACTAGGTAGATATCACTATAACATAAGAATGAAGCAttagaaagttaaaaaaaaaaatataatatttgcaAGAGACGATGGATCATATGCTCACTTACAAAAGGTTTCATTagctaaaagtgacaaaatatttagatgttgattttataaattacctcaaccataggaagtccacttccaagggttttttttttgctaatagGCGAGGTAATTTCCTGAAAGATTTCTAAGCAATATATTATTGCATTATCGACAATGAAACCTGAATTCGTGACATGCTTTGAGCCCATAAATCAAGTTTTGTAGTTTCAAAATTTTATCTCGGGGATTTGATGTGATCAACTGAATTATTAAattgttgaaaatattttattataatattataatagttttatttttaaataatgataAGTACTCAAGTCGTTTTAATGATTATTGATTCATTGATAAAAGTTTTATAACCTAAAATgcataagaatatattcttagaatGAACCTTGTGAGCAACTCATAAAATGAATAATGGTGATGCATGTCTAAGTgattattataattgatattattgCTTGTGCTTGATGATATTACTGTTTCTACTATCTTATTttttgtttatgtatatatatgttatatatgtacttaatgataaGATAATTTTGATAAGATAAATTTCATAGGCCATTATGTATTGAGAATGATTGATAGGTTTATAGTATATAAAAGGAAggatgatataaataatatacAACTGCTATGACTTGCATTGTCTTAATATAGAATTATCTATCGACATGTTTTTTAAAATCGTAATgtataaattatttcttttcaaagcTTAGAATCCAATCAAGCAAAATTATtttacaaataaaatgattttgaatatttGTTTTACATCTTTTTCTATTTATGAGCCGGGAGAATGTTAATTATATATGTGCTCATAACTTAATTGGTAAGGGGTACTAAAGATAATGATTAGATTCtaatcaaatatcatccaaatctTAGATATTGATCTTGATAGAAAAGAATATTcaagattccttttttttttgaatcttctCTCCACTAATCTATAAATAGGCAGGGTCTATTATGTATCAACTATGGTAGCCTCGTAGAAAGTATGAGAGGCATAGAGAGCTAGCTCCTTTCACGGATCAGAGACACAATTCCACGTAAACATGTCGAAAAAAAGGTACATACCCTCTTTTctcatattaaaataaattaGATTTCAATCCTTAACATTAATGTTTCAAAGTTAcagatttattttctaacattatCATCAAAGGCAAATCCCTTAAATCCTTTTCAGAATTAGTTGAAAGGATGTTAAGGGATGCCTTGGAAACTGAATGAGATGGAGTGGGACAAATGGCTTTAGGACTCGAACATATCTTCCACTCTCTAATTTTAAAGAGGATGGATCTATTTTCAAAGAACGAACATTCTTTTAAAGAAGGGAAGTAATATAGAACTAACATTCTTCATTCCTATACTTTATAGTTTGACCACGAATATGAACCAAATAGGAGCAGTATCATCATCAGTTGAAAGTTTAGCCGCCATAGGATTGTTAACTATAAGACATCCATCCCTATGCGAGTTAAGTTCAATGGTCCATTTGTAAGAACTTTGAGTGCATTAGATTTAGAatgaaattaaaataagaaaaaaatcatctttCACGATCAAAACAAAGAGAGGGTTGGCGAGACCAAATTTTAAGAAGCAGATTTCTTAAAACCAAAAGGGAAGGAGGTCCAATAACTGACGCCAACAACTTACCGATCAAGAGAAAAACCCATAACTGACGTCACaattataaatttttatcatcaagaAGTATCTCTTCGACCACGATCAGTCGGCCTTGATGGGACATAGGGGAAGACGGTGGGGAGAACataggggagggggagggggagggggaaggGGAAAGAGACTGCTCCCCCCCCATTGATACAGTTCAGCCAGATATGACTGAGCAATTTTCTTACTGTTCTTCACTAGCCCTTTTTCTGGCAGCACCACACTGAAAAGGACGTGGAAAAGCAACTGCTAGTAATATACCAGCCACTCACTTGCAAATAGCATAACTTATAACAAGCATACATACACAACTTACCCTCTAGAGGTAGGTGATTGACTCGCACACGTCGGCCAACGCTTGTTTATTCATCGGACACTTTTGGTCCACAAAAGCTTAGATGCCAGGGGATAATTTCTTTGATTGCATGAATAGTTGGAGGATCTGTGCGTGTGCCACACACTACAAAAGAGAAACGAAACAACCCATCAAACATCGTATACAGACATGGACACCATATTCCTGCATCAAAAGTTATTATTACATATTTCTCTATGCTTGGGACATCCAAAATTTATAcaacggaagttcaccgaagtatATTTGTCCTATCAATTTTTGCAAGATGAAGAAAAAGAATCTTCTGCATTGCTCTTGACATGCAAAATTATACTGTAGCCCATCAGACAGCATCAATTCTGTATTACTAGATATACAGATAAATGAACATGTAAAACGCGATCATGTCCAAAGTGGTTAAATCTTCTGCGACAGTTGGCTAACCCAAGTTTACTGGTATGCACAGTGGTGATGAGTTTAAAATGACAGTCTGGCCATGGAAGCTACAGCAGCTGAACAAATTGATGCTACACCGATCTGTCATAGACTTCATGCAAAGTAGCTTTATCCTGTGAACAAAAAGAAGTGAAAGGTGACTTCACTGAAGATCTCACTggcacaagcatataaaggagatGCTAGACATGCAGGTCCGTGTAGCAAAATCCGGCTACAAGCACGTGTGACTGTTCTCACAGCAGCCAAATTAGAGTGCCACGCAGCTCAAGCATAATCATGGTGGCGAATCAGAGTTAATGGGTCACTTCTGGATGGACCAActcacatgtgcctatatgtccaGTTTTCAATATAAAAAAGGATTTTTCATGACAAATAGATTACTAAGAACATTTAAATTTATTCGTTAAGCACTGCAAATGGCGGTCGTATCTTCTGGGTCATGATCATACAAACAAAAATCTAAGGAACCACTAGGTTTCTGTAACACCACAGGTGCAAAACAGTAAACATCTCCAACCTTTTCTTCACGTGTAAAAGCGAACATAACCCACAACATTTATAGAGATGCGGCTTTTTATTAGGAATCACAAAGATCACCTGATTCATTGGAAGCAAATAAGAACAGCCAACCAGAAGGTAAATAGAATAAACAATCACCTCATTTTGCATGTTGTTTTCTGATGGAAACCAGCGCATGAAATTGCCAAGGTGCATTACAACTGGAATTAGTTTGAACATTAGGGGAGTTGTTACCTGCATAAGAAATAATATGAAATCAACTTTGGATTTAAAAAAAGGAAAGCTGATAAGCAGGAATATGAGAAAAGCACTCACAAGGCTAAGAGCTGTTGTTCCCAGAAGCAGAAGATACATTTTGCCCTACAGAAACAGGAACTTCTCTAagaaaatattgattgaatttaaAATGAATGCATAACATTTGACTATAGTAAATATTCATTATTAATGAATAATTAACACCCCAAATAATTGGGATATTACAGCTTGTTATTATATACTAGAATTGATATGACAGTGAAGAAGCAACATATTTAGACAAACCCTATACCAGTTAACTTCAATGCATTTTGATATTGCAACTAAAGTTGGTAAAAAAAAACGTAGAAGTAAAAGACAAGGGTTCCAAATATAGAAATCATCTTGTGCGGTATGTTTCCCTAATTTATGGTTTCAGAAAGATATAGGTTCCAAGTACATCAGGTGCTTCTAAGTTTGATACTACGAATATGATACATCAAGCAATAATGACTCAAGTTTATACTTTTCACTGAAAAAACAACAAGCTACTGTATGATACTTCAAACTGTAGAATAAATGTGTAGTAAAATATCATATGGAAAATCACCTCAATGAGATGAAGATTTGAGGCTCGACTTAAGAGAACGAAGGCAAATTCTCCAATTTGAGCTAATGACAAACCCACCTTTCATATCCAAAGTAgcatttgaaaaaaaaagttaatacATGAGTGACAAATTAAGTTGTTTCAACTGAGAAAgtaaaacttacaagaaatgctgTCCTGATGCTGTATCCAAAGGCTTTAACTACTATGGTTACCACAACTGTCTTAACTATGACTACCAGAATAACAGATGCTAGCAATATATCAACATGGTTCCAG
Above is a genomic segment from Musa acuminata AAA Group cultivar baxijiao chromosome BXJ3-4, Cavendish_Baxijiao_AAA, whole genome shotgun sequence containing:
- the LOC135636400 gene encoding GDSL esterase/lipase At5g41890-like, whose protein sequence is MASSVAASPPLCVLLFLLSLRPHPTASYTSFVFGDSLVDTGNNNYLFTISKADSPPYGIDFAPSGGQPTGRFTNGRTIIDVIVQGLGDSSFPPPYLAPNASNSSTILVGVNYASGASGILDETGSLFIERIPLGKQVQYFEETRDYLVGTLGENATGKFLRNAVFSIIAGSNDILNYLEPSIPLFEKTKLPPVALQDMMVSNLTLHLKHLHELGARKFVVVGVGPLGCIPYIRVIKLVADGRCSSAANQLIQGYNMKLSRRIQELNEEMGPETVFVYANSYDIVRELMQNYLRYGFENVDDPCCGLSFPPLLCFGRHDGNSSSVLCKDRAKYVFWDAYHPTEAANIIIANKLLDGGATAATPFNLRRLYSGRS